From one Shewanella sp. GD04112 genomic stretch:
- a CDS encoding fumarate reductase cytochrome b subunit — translation MTSVTRVHTSVKTQGIGHPWSAKADRLQSATGIMLGCFLLLHMHFESSILLGKEAFYYVVQLLEGGMFSSTGHGFPIVTKVFSVFMLLVVILHAAVALRRFPAQLGQWRALRSHLGGIKHRDTHAWFWQLITGFILFFLVPVHLFTMILNPEIGPHLSAERVYHDNAWLLYALLLPAVVIHAMIGLYRVAVKWGITTQRSGLRKLAKVLIIYLLCLGGASLVSYMFIGSELSVPVQPYVPH, via the coding sequence ATGACAAGCGTAACGCGCGTTCACACTAGCGTGAAAACACAGGGGATAGGTCACCCTTGGTCGGCTAAGGCCGATAGATTACAGAGCGCGACTGGTATTATGCTGGGCTGCTTTCTGTTGTTACATATGCATTTCGAGTCGAGCATTCTGCTGGGTAAAGAGGCCTTTTACTATGTGGTGCAGTTGCTCGAAGGCGGTATGTTTAGCAGTACGGGCCATGGCTTTCCGATTGTCACTAAAGTCTTCTCAGTGTTTATGCTGCTCGTGGTGATTCTACATGCAGCCGTTGCTCTTAGACGGTTTCCGGCGCAGCTTGGGCAGTGGCGAGCGTTGCGATCACATTTAGGTGGCATTAAACATCGCGATACCCATGCTTGGTTTTGGCAGTTGATCACGGGTTTTATTCTGTTTTTCCTGGTGCCAGTGCACCTCTTTACCATGATCTTAAATCCTGAAATTGGTCCACATTTATCGGCCGAGCGTGTCTATCACGATAATGCTTGGTTGCTCTACGCCCTGTTGCTGCCCGCGGTCGTCATCCACGCCATGATTGGTTTATACCGAGTGGCGGTTAAGTGGGGCATCACGACCCAGCGCTCCGGCTTACGTAAGCTTGCTAAGGTATTGATTATCTATTTGTTATGCCTAGGTGGTGCGAGCTTAGTCTCCTATATGTTTATCGGTAGTGAGCTAAGTGTGCCGGTGCAGCCTTATGTGCCCCATTGA
- a CDS encoding fumarate reductase cytochrome b subunit — protein MAIKLSIKKWSAWLDLSQSLSGVILAVFLWTHLVLVSSILLGGDAMNWVARTMELSFLSSDGHGYPWVVTCIAVGIAALALVHVIVALQKLPMSLRQQRALKQQMQVINHSDTRLWRWQAITGVVILLLLPVHLWLIGSAPETIGPQGSAERIWNQGVWMVYLPLLLTVELHAAIGIYRVALKWGAARDLNSRSRLRKIKTIVSIAFVTVGIASLLAFLPHAS, from the coding sequence ATGGCAATCAAACTAAGTATAAAAAAATGGAGTGCGTGGCTGGATTTAAGCCAGAGTTTGTCGGGTGTCATTCTGGCGGTGTTTTTGTGGACCCACTTAGTGCTGGTGTCGTCCATTTTATTGGGTGGCGATGCCATGAACTGGGTGGCTCGCACTATGGAGCTAAGTTTTCTCTCCAGTGATGGCCATGGCTATCCCTGGGTGGTGACTTGTATTGCCGTCGGTATTGCCGCCCTTGCATTGGTGCATGTGATTGTGGCACTGCAAAAGTTACCCATGAGTTTGCGCCAGCAAAGAGCGCTCAAACAACAGATGCAAGTGATCAATCACAGTGATACTCGCCTCTGGCGTTGGCAGGCCATTACGGGCGTGGTGATCCTGTTATTGCTGCCAGTGCATCTGTGGCTTATTGGCTCGGCGCCAGAAACCATAGGCCCGCAGGGCAGTGCAGAGCGGATTTGGAACCAAGGCGTGTGGATGGTGTATCTGCCGCTATTGCTGACGGTGGAGTTACATGCAGCCATCGGGATTTACCGCGTAGCACTGAAGTGGGGGGCGGCGCGGGATCTCAATAGTCGCAGCCGTTTACGTAAGATTAAAACCATTGTGAGTATCGCGTTTGTCACTGTAGGGATTGCCTCCTTATTGGCATTTTTACCCCACGCGAGTTAG
- a CDS encoding fumarate reductase flavoprotein subunit codes for MKLIYTDSLVVGAGLAGLRVAIASKERGLDTLVLSLIPAKRSHSAAAQGGMQASLGNAVKGMGDDEDVHFQDTVKGSDWGCDQEVARMFAHCAPKAVRELANWGVPWTRVTAGPRDVIVNAQKVTLQEAEEAHGLINARDFGGTKKWRTCYTADGTGHSLLYAMDNKAISMDIPVHERVEALSIIHDGQRCHGVIARCLITGELRAYVAKSTTIATGGYGRIYEVSTNAIICEGIGQALALETGVATLGNMEAVQFHPTAIVPVGILTTEGCRGDGGLLRDKDGYRFMPDYEPEKKELASRDVVSRRMTEHMRKGKGVDSPYGPHLWLDITLLGRKHIETNLREVQEICENFLGIDPAKDWIPVRPTQHYSMGGIRTKATGESPQLKGLFSVGEAACWDMHGFNRLGGNSLAETVVGGMIIGKYVADFCENNSLEIDTQLAEKFMRQVQTEIDTLVDGEGHESPFVLKREMQRIMMDYVGIFRNGPELDKAVTELKALLERSRKLGVKCKKRHANPELVEALRVKRMLKVALTVACGAAARTESRGAHAREDYPQRNDRDWLNRTLASWPDAEALAPVLSYEPLDVMKMELPPGYRGYGIDNAIAHPDTAKREQQITEILAGLGDDADRYQRQAALMPFELPPSLQAKNERLSDTLQRPSANVLGEKS; via the coding sequence GTGAAACTGATTTATACCGATTCATTAGTGGTTGGTGCCGGATTGGCTGGCCTGAGGGTGGCCATTGCCTCTAAAGAGCGCGGGTTAGATACCTTAGTGCTATCGCTTATTCCCGCTAAACGTTCTCACTCTGCGGCGGCGCAGGGCGGAATGCAGGCAAGCCTTGGTAATGCAGTCAAAGGCATGGGCGATGATGAAGACGTGCACTTTCAAGATACGGTGAAAGGATCGGACTGGGGCTGCGATCAAGAAGTCGCCAGAATGTTTGCCCATTGTGCGCCTAAGGCGGTGCGTGAATTAGCCAACTGGGGCGTGCCTTGGACACGTGTAACCGCAGGCCCGAGGGATGTCATTGTTAACGCACAAAAAGTCACCTTGCAGGAAGCCGAAGAGGCTCACGGTCTGATCAATGCCCGTGACTTTGGTGGTACCAAAAAGTGGCGCACCTGCTACACCGCCGATGGTACCGGTCACTCCTTGCTCTATGCCATGGATAACAAAGCGATTTCGATGGATATTCCTGTCCACGAACGCGTCGAAGCGCTCTCGATTATCCATGACGGTCAACGCTGTCACGGGGTGATTGCCCGCTGTTTAATCACGGGCGAGTTGCGTGCCTACGTCGCGAAATCGACCACTATCGCCACCGGTGGTTATGGCCGGATTTATGAAGTCTCAACCAATGCAATTATCTGCGAGGGGATAGGTCAGGCGTTGGCGCTCGAAACGGGCGTTGCGACCCTTGGTAATATGGAGGCTGTGCAATTCCACCCCACGGCGATTGTGCCCGTGGGGATTTTAACCACAGAAGGTTGCCGTGGCGATGGTGGCTTGCTGCGGGATAAAGACGGTTATCGTTTTATGCCAGACTATGAGCCAGAGAAGAAGGAACTGGCGTCGCGGGACGTGGTGTCTCGTCGCATGACCGAGCATATGCGTAAAGGTAAGGGCGTCGATAGCCCCTATGGCCCGCATTTATGGCTCGATATCACCCTACTTGGGCGTAAGCATATCGAAACCAACCTGCGTGAAGTGCAGGAGATTTGCGAAAACTTCCTCGGGATTGATCCCGCGAAGGACTGGATCCCTGTTCGTCCAACTCAGCACTATTCGATGGGAGGGATCCGCACTAAAGCAACGGGCGAAAGCCCGCAGCTTAAGGGCTTATTCAGCGTCGGCGAAGCGGCCTGCTGGGATATGCATGGCTTTAACCGCTTGGGCGGTAACTCGCTCGCAGAAACTGTGGTGGGCGGCATGATTATCGGCAAATATGTGGCTGATTTTTGTGAGAATAATAGCCTTGAAATCGACACTCAGCTTGCCGAAAAATTTATGCGGCAGGTGCAGACTGAAATCGACACCTTAGTCGATGGTGAAGGCCATGAAAGTCCCTTTGTACTTAAACGCGAAATGCAGCGGATTATGATGGATTACGTGGGGATTTTCCGTAACGGCCCTGAGCTTGATAAAGCGGTGACTGAGCTAAAGGCGCTGCTTGAACGCTCACGTAAGCTCGGAGTTAAGTGTAAGAAACGCCATGCCAATCCTGAGCTGGTAGAAGCGCTAAGGGTGAAGCGGATGCTCAAGGTAGCGTTGACCGTTGCCTGTGGCGCAGCAGCGCGTACCGAGAGCCGTGGTGCCCACGCCCGTGAGGATTATCCGCAGCGTAATGACAGAGACTGGCTCAACCGTACTCTCGCTAGTTGGCCCGATGCCGAGGCGTTGGCCCCCGTTTTAAGCTACGAGCCGCTAGATGTGATGAAGATGGAGCTGCCGCCGGGATACCGGGGTTATGGTATCGATAATGCTATTGCTCACCCCGATACCGCCAAACGCGAGCAACAAATTACCGAGATTTTGGCTGGGCTGGGTGACGATGCCGATCGTTATCAACGCCAAGCGGCGCTGATGCCATTCGAGCTGCCCCCGAGCTTACAAGCTAAAAATGAACGTTTAAGCGATACCTTACAAAGACCATCAGCCAATGTGCTAGGAGAAAAATCATAA
- a CDS encoding fumarate reductase iron-sulfur subunit, producing the protein MSQGRQLTFNIFRYDPQEPNDKPKMVRYQLTETPGMTVFIALNKLREEQDTSLQFDFVCRAGICGSCAMVINGFPTLACRTLTAKYPKGEITLMPLPGFELIGDLSVNTGKFMRELAERLKLWLHPKANDISIHRLEEPMAPEEAARLYELERCVECGVCVSACATKQMRETFVGAVGMMKIARFELDSRDARTAEDFYHVIGNQDGVFGCMTLLGCQDNCPKDLPHMQQIAYLRRKMAMTLV; encoded by the coding sequence ATGAGCCAAGGTCGCCAGTTAACCTTTAATATTTTTCGTTATGATCCACAGGAGCCAAACGATAAGCCGAAGATGGTGCGTTATCAGCTCACCGAAACGCCGGGCATGACGGTATTTATTGCACTCAATAAGCTCAGAGAAGAGCAAGATACGTCGTTGCAGTTTGACTTTGTCTGTCGGGCGGGGATTTGCGGCAGTTGTGCCATGGTAATCAATGGTTTCCCAACCTTAGCTTGCCGCACCCTAACCGCCAAATATCCCAAGGGAGAAATCACCCTAATGCCATTACCTGGCTTTGAATTGATTGGTGATTTATCGGTTAACACGGGTAAGTTTATGCGCGAACTCGCCGAGCGCTTGAAGCTGTGGTTACACCCCAAAGCGAATGATATCAGTATCCATCGCCTCGAGGAGCCTATGGCGCCAGAGGAAGCGGCAAGGCTCTATGAATTAGAGCGCTGCGTCGAGTGCGGGGTTTGTGTATCAGCCTGCGCGACCAAACAAATGCGTGAGACCTTTGTTGGGGCCGTGGGGATGATGAAAATCGCCCGCTTTGAACTCGATAGCCGCGATGCGCGCACGGCTGAAGATTTTTACCATGTGATTGGTAATCAGGACGGCGTGTTTGGTTGTATGACCTTGCTCGGCTGCCAAGACAACTGTCCGAAGGATTTGCCTCATATGCAGCAGATAGCCTATCTGCGCCGCAAAATGGCGATGACCTTAGTTTAA
- a CDS encoding putative quinol monooxygenase, translated as MKVTVFAQIQARSGQGKALSHVLKQLVKATLTEAGCLEYTLHQSIEDADQFWMYEVWQSQAALDAHMASPHFNDFVTSSNAIMDKASIYKAYAC; from the coding sequence ATGAAAGTGACAGTTTTTGCGCAAATTCAAGCTCGTTCTGGCCAAGGCAAAGCCTTGTCTCACGTCCTTAAGCAGCTGGTTAAAGCAACCCTGACCGAGGCCGGTTGCTTAGAATACACGCTGCACCAATCCATAGAGGATGCCGATCAGTTTTGGATGTATGAGGTGTGGCAATCCCAAGCAGCCTTGGATGCGCATATGGCAAGCCCGCACTTTAACGACTTTGTGACTAGCTCAAACGCTATCATGGACAAGGCGAGCATTTACAAGGCCTATGCCTGCTAA
- a CDS encoding zinc-binding alcohol dehydrogenase family protein has protein sequence MKAIGYQTAGAVDAPNALQNITLPEPTPQGFDLLVEVKAISVNPVDTKIRASSSAPAGEYKILGWDAVGVVKAVGDKVSLFKVGDEVWYAGDISRSGSYAEYQLVDERIVGHKPQTLNNAQAAALPLTSITAWELLFDRLGLPQDGSATNARILIIGAAGGVGSIITQLAVKLTGAEVIGTASRPESAAWVKKLGANQVINHQQPLSQELAKWDIADVTHVISLTQTDKHFDEIVKVLRPQGKLALIDDPVGPLDVMKLKLKSLSLHWELMFTRSLFQTEDMIAQHHLLNRIAELIDTGTVQSTFGEHYGAINAQNLLKAHAQIESGKAIGKIVLEGFSQ, from the coding sequence ATGAAAGCCATAGGTTATCAAACCGCGGGAGCCGTCGATGCACCCAATGCATTACAAAACATCACCTTACCCGAACCTACACCGCAAGGTTTTGACCTGTTAGTTGAGGTAAAAGCCATATCCGTTAATCCCGTCGATACCAAAATCCGCGCATCAAGCTCAGCTCCAGCAGGGGAATATAAAATCCTCGGTTGGGATGCGGTCGGAGTCGTTAAAGCCGTGGGGGACAAGGTGAGCCTGTTTAAGGTGGGCGATGAAGTCTGGTATGCCGGCGATATTAGCCGCAGCGGCAGTTATGCCGAATATCAGTTAGTCGATGAGCGCATTGTGGGCCATAAACCGCAAACCTTAAACAATGCCCAGGCTGCCGCCCTGCCCCTAACCAGTATTACGGCTTGGGAGCTATTGTTTGATCGCTTAGGCTTACCTCAGGATGGCTCGGCCACGAATGCGCGAATTTTGATTATCGGTGCCGCTGGAGGTGTAGGATCTATCATCACCCAACTGGCGGTCAAGCTAACTGGCGCCGAGGTAATTGGCACAGCATCACGCCCCGAATCCGCCGCTTGGGTAAAAAAGTTAGGCGCGAATCAGGTCATCAATCACCAACAGCCACTCTCGCAGGAACTGGCGAAGTGGGATATTGCTGATGTCACCCATGTGATTAGCCTAACCCAAACCGATAAGCACTTTGACGAAATCGTAAAAGTCCTCAGACCCCAAGGTAAACTGGCACTCATTGACGATCCCGTCGGCCCACTGGACGTGATGAAGCTTAAACTTAAAAGCCTGTCACTACATTGGGAGCTCATGTTTACCCGCAGCCTCTTTCAAACCGAAGACATGATTGCCCAGCATCATCTGCTCAATCGTATCGCCGAGCTGATTGATACAGGCACAGTTCAAAGTACCTTTGGCGAACACTATGGCGCCATTAATGCGCAAAACTTGCTTAAAGCCCATGCACAAATAGAGTCGGGTAAGGCCATAGGTAAAATCGTGCTCGAAGGATTTAGCCAATGA
- a CDS encoding LysR family transcriptional regulator has translation MLLNDLALFVRVADCGSISAAAVEMELSAASASAAIKRLEKQLDTSLFVRTTRSLRLTAQGERYLIHCRRALSDLALGEQAIASDKGKVSGTLSLSVSSDFGRNLFVPWLDDFLLDFPQLQVRLHLGDNISSFYHDKIDVAVRYGKPQDSNQVAFPICCADRLLCASPEYLAKFGKPETLEQLAQHNCLFYKLDDRTHDQWQFERDGQEFKIRVTGNRSANDAEIARRWAVAGKGLVFKSSLDLAEDIMAGRLVPLLPEYRGESVNLYLVCPGREHVTPVVLLLREMLRQQTQALSRALATYLKSETQFK, from the coding sequence ATGCTGCTGAATGATCTCGCACTATTTGTTCGCGTTGCCGATTGCGGCAGTATTTCGGCTGCTGCGGTTGAAATGGAACTCTCGGCAGCATCGGCGAGCGCAGCGATTAAACGGCTTGAAAAACAACTCGATACTAGCCTATTTGTACGTACGACCCGAAGCCTGAGATTAACTGCTCAAGGTGAGCGCTATCTTATCCATTGCCGCCGTGCTTTGAGTGATCTCGCCCTCGGGGAACAGGCGATTGCCAGCGATAAAGGTAAAGTCTCTGGCACCTTGAGCCTGTCGGTTTCATCCGATTTTGGGCGTAACTTATTTGTCCCTTGGCTCGATGACTTCCTGTTAGATTTTCCGCAGCTACAAGTACGGCTGCATTTGGGCGATAACATCAGCAGCTTTTACCACGATAAAATCGATGTTGCGGTGCGTTACGGTAAACCGCAGGACTCCAATCAGGTCGCATTTCCGATTTGCTGCGCCGACCGATTACTATGCGCTTCACCTGAATATCTCGCCAAGTTTGGTAAACCCGAGACCTTAGAACAGTTAGCGCAGCACAATTGTTTGTTTTATAAACTCGATGACCGCACCCATGATCAATGGCAATTTGAGCGTGATGGTCAAGAATTTAAAATCCGCGTGACGGGTAATCGCAGCGCCAATGATGCTGAGATTGCGCGACGCTGGGCTGTGGCAGGTAAGGGGTTAGTGTTCAAGTCGAGCTTAGATCTGGCGGAGGATATTATGGCGGGGCGCCTTGTGCCCTTGCTGCCCGAATATCGGGGTGAATCGGTCAACTTATACTTAGTGTGCCCTGGGCGTGAGCATGTCACGCCCGTGGTGCTGCTGCTTCGTGAAATGCTCAGGCAACAGACTCAAGCCTTAAGCCGTGCCCTAGCGACATACCTTAAGTCTGAAACGCAGTTTAAATAA
- the rho gene encoding transcription termination factor Rho codes for MNLTELKDTPISDLVSLAENMKLENMARARKQDIIFSILKAHAKSGEDIFGGGVLEILQDGFGFLRSADGSYLAGPDDIYVSPSQIRRFNMRTGDTIFGKIRPPKEGERYFALLKVNEVNFDKPENSRNKILFENLTPLHAEERMRMERGNGSTEDITARILDLCSPIGKGQRGLIVAPPKAGKTLLLQNIAQSITYNNPEVVLMVLLIDERPEEVTEMQRLVQGEVIASTFDEPASRHVQVAEMVIEKAKRLVEHKKDVVILLDSITRLARAYNTVIPSSGKVLTGGVDANALHRPKRFFGAARNIENGGSLTIIATALVDTGSKMDEVIYEEFKGTGNQELHLSRKAAEKRVFPAIDFNRSGTRREEKLTTPDELQKMWILRKILNPMDEVSAMEFLIDKLAMTKTNEEFFTAMKRAKS; via the coding sequence ATGAACTTAACTGAATTAAAAGACACGCCGATATCCGACCTAGTCTCGCTAGCCGAAAATATGAAACTCGAAAATATGGCCCGCGCTCGCAAGCAGGACATTATTTTCTCTATTCTTAAAGCCCACGCCAAAAGCGGCGAAGACATTTTCGGTGGCGGTGTATTAGAGATACTCCAAGACGGATTCGGTTTCTTACGTAGTGCAGATGGATCTTATTTAGCTGGCCCGGATGATATTTATGTATCACCAAGCCAAATTCGCCGCTTTAACATGCGAACGGGCGACACGATTTTTGGCAAGATTCGCCCACCAAAAGAAGGTGAACGTTATTTTGCCCTGCTAAAAGTTAACGAAGTTAACTTCGATAAACCTGAAAACTCTCGCAACAAAATCCTCTTTGAAAACTTAACCCCACTCCACGCAGAAGAACGTATGCGCATGGAGCGTGGTAATGGCTCTACTGAAGACATCACTGCCCGTATTCTGGATTTATGCTCACCTATCGGTAAGGGTCAACGTGGTCTGATCGTCGCACCACCAAAAGCGGGTAAAACCTTATTACTGCAAAACATTGCTCAGTCAATCACCTACAACAACCCAGAAGTGGTGTTGATGGTACTGCTGATCGATGAACGTCCTGAAGAAGTGACCGAGATGCAACGCCTAGTTCAAGGTGAAGTGATTGCATCGACCTTCGACGAACCAGCTAGCCGTCACGTACAAGTGGCTGAAATGGTAATTGAAAAAGCCAAACGTTTAGTTGAGCACAAGAAAGACGTTGTGATCTTACTCGACTCTATCACTCGTTTGGCTCGCGCCTACAACACTGTTATCCCATCATCGGGCAAAGTGTTAACCGGTGGTGTGGATGCAAACGCCCTGCACCGTCCTAAGCGCTTCTTCGGTGCGGCTCGTAACATCGAAAACGGCGGCAGCTTAACAATTATTGCCACCGCACTGGTTGATACCGGCTCGAAAATGGACGAAGTAATTTACGAAGAGTTCAAAGGTACTGGTAACCAAGAACTGCATCTGTCACGCAAGGCCGCTGAAAAACGCGTATTCCCAGCGATTGACTTCAACCGCAGTGGTACTCGTCGCGAAGAAAAACTGACCACGCCTGATGAACTGCAAAAGATGTGGATCCTACGTAAGATCTTAAATCCAATGGATGAAGTCAGCGCAATGGAATTCCTGATCGATAAACTGGCGATGACTAAAACTAACGAAGAATTCTTCACCGCGATGAAACGCGCTAAGTCTTAA